AATCATGATAAGGGCCAGTCTTCACGAAAACTTTTCAAACTAGCAGGCCAGTAGAACCAGTGATCTGTCAAATACACTTgccctaaaaaaaattacttgctCCCATATGTCCATATGTGCAAcattaaaaagttcaaaaagaATTTGTTATTCAGAATTGATTACAAATCGTTTTCGgcgtttgaatttaaaatatctacaaGCCCAtcagacttctttatttttaaattccaCTAACCCGACCCTAAAATTATGTGGCCGTGGTCTTCAAACCACTGAGTTTTTGTGACGACTGTAAAGGTTACATTTGTGGGAGGTTAATACAGTTCTGTGGTGGTTATTACAGTTCTGTGGTGGTTACTACAGTTTTATGGGTGGTTATTACAGTCCTATGGGAGGTTACTACAGTCCTATGGGTGTTTATTACAGTCCTATGGGTGGTTATTACAGTTCTATGGGTGGTTATTACAGTTCTATGGGAGGTAAATACAGTTCTGGTTAGTTGTGGTTAGTATTACATACCGTTAAGCTGCTGGTTGTGCAGTATGCTTGTGATACCTGTGTGAATAATTCAATAGCAAATTGTTAGTGACACTACAGCTGAGGAACACACAACATGGAGTTATTACATTGACAACTACGCTAATTAAATAGCTAAACATCAGAGAGATAAAGTTTATATACAGGAGCTgtaagaaatgttgttttgttttctttttttcatgcaGTTGAACCTAAGGTAGAAACTGTTTACagtaaatgaaaaacaattgaTTGCATAAATTAGAATTCATTCTAAATGGCATTGAGAAATGCATTATtcagttctttaaaaaaatgcatagcAATTTGAATGAGGCATTATAATGCAGCCTTAGTAAGCGTTACTCTCTGGgtgatattttaattcaattatacccagtcatttgaaattaaaaaagcaaataaattACTAATCACAGACTGGCTATTATACCATTctataaaatacattgtaacatatacaaatatgtatttaaatcaCTTCTCCAAAATTATCTTTCTAAAAGCAATTAATTTCATCTTTCATTTTCACAAAACATTACAAAAGTTAGTAAATATATCTGAAAGTTAATGTCAACACTTGGGTTGTTATACCACAATAGGAAACTGAGACTGTAACacttcattttttgaaacacattcgGTTAATACGCTTTATTCTCAAGTCTGTCTTAACGAGCTACATCTCTCCATTATTTGTATGAAGATGTATGTACCCCAGGAATTTCTGAATGATCaaaaaatttttattcacaagtAGCCTTTAAGATAATCTATCCAACAAGTCTAAACAAACTATAAATAACGTGATAAAACATCTCCTTCAGgagaacaattttgaatcttaaAAACCCcaatacatttgttttttaatttctcaGTTTCAATGACATTTCACCTTGCCTTTCATGGGGTATTTTGTGCCGTGAATAAATTTTACAGCATTTATCAAAGACTTTCTCATTCTATTAACCCACAtgaaagacaaaataaaaaggTGTAATGGAAACTACTATCCCAAACTGTTCGCCTTACACGACCATTGGCTAAAATATCCTCAGGACTGATATCCTAACATTATCGCTAAATGATTTCTATCTAATAATCTGTTTTAAACAGTAGGTCTAAAGGAATGTTTGGGGAACAGGTTAGTGATATCAAATATGGCGTTCTCACACGAACTCTGACGAACCAAGCCGTGCATTCCGAACAGTTTCCAGTCAAACAAGCAATATGCAACATACCTGGCGCTATCGGAAACATATTGGCATTATATGTTTACAGATTATCTGTAAATTGTGCCCTCAAAGGCTTCGTAAATTCACTTTGACTTTGTAATTTTGAGCAATGTTCACAACTATGACTAGAGCCAAAGAGGGCGCTTCAATCGCGACGCGACGCCTATATCCGGTAAGAGTAACTGCCCTTTGCATAGTGTGTGAACAGGTgcgtccaaaaaaaaaaattaaaatgatatttaccgttttaataaatcaaaaaagGAACAAGATATACAAAACtgaataattaatatatcaaacAAAACGTATAATCGAATAAATAGAATAgaatagaataaataaataaataaataaataaataaataaataaataaataaataaataaataaattggttTGTTTAATTAGAATAAAGTTCATaagtaaaatattgataaatttcgAAAAtggataattaaataaatatttaatagacTCGTGTGAACTACATTTTGTTCTGCATATGAGAGTAATGAATGACAACTTTGCACacggaattttttttactgtattaatctcttttttaataaaactctattgtatagaaatataacaaaatttttagaaatgtttcTTTTAATACTACATCCGTTGtcatctaattaattaattaatcccGCTCGGTAATCTAAGAGGGATGGTGGAATTTAAtttgttccattttattttatttattctcatattgtataaaacaacattgagaaaatatatacaatacagACAATATTATGCAAAAAGCAAGAGTGTATACTGTACACATCAACCTGTAGAGATGACTCTcttatttataatattgataaatttacataagTTATTAAAAACAGCTAATTTGTTccatgaaaataattcaaaaaattgaaagcaTTTTGGTCGTCTAAAATGCATTGATGGTAAATAAgcttaattttctatattaTTTCAATTCCGGACATATCATACTATAGTGATATATTCGTCGCCAACGTTATTTTACATAGATTACAAAATCGTTGATTTCTACAGTTAGATGTATATAGGTACATTGTTCCATCTGACTGTCTCAATTGGCAGTTTATGATTGCTTGTTCTAAATCTAAGTAATGTAGTAAAGTTGTTAAATTTATATTCTTAACTGATGAACAGTAAAAGCATAGGGGGCCCGGACGTATGATGCATGtctaatgatatatattgtttgttcGTAACTGAAAATATagacatgtatatacatgtataaatatgttagattttttagggttacttttttcttttcctGTATACGAGCTTTTCGAAAAAAGTGTCtccaaaaacaaaattagggctgcggtaaccccccccccccccctgaaaaaattatgaatttgctCCTGACGTTTATTTTACCTAACCTAACGTTTAATGTTTATAAGTCACAGATCGAAGCACGTGGCTATCAGACCACTGCATGATTAGCATTGACAAATCGATCCTTAAAAAATACCAAGTTAATCAAAATTAACTATGACATCACGGTCCGTTTTTTATGATGCACTGTACGCAAAAAAGTATACTGATGGAATAGCTTCTAAAAGTTCCCTTCATAATTTCAATCATGCagccatacatacatgtatagcgATTCACAAAGATATAACATCATaagactttcatttttttatgtttactgGAATTCGCTTTTAACATATACAGCTtgaaattgtacatttatttcgACCGACTTTATCGTTCAGCGGGAGATAACCGGTGCTATCTGGTCTCCTTATCTGCCATTAATTACATGAAGCAGCAGGACGTTCTGTGATGGCTGGGGGCTGTCCTTACTTAGTTTGCCTACTGGCCTTGGTCTCCCCCGATGATTGTTTCCTGTCTGGTGATCCTTGCCACTTTGATGCCACGCCCGTGGGTAGCGCATTTTCGGGGTGGGTGTACAAAAGTTATCCTAATTCTGACAGATTCCACTGttctatttttattcatttattttgtttgcgATGTTATACTGTTtattataatgatattaaaaaacttTAGGTGAAGCATATATACTTCAGATATGAAGAATTTTAAAcaatctaaataattatacacatactACATGAAAGTAAAGAAATTAACTTATAGATAACCATGCAGTGCGTATCATACCAGGCGTATAAATATGTTGATTGGGGAAACAATTGACCTATtattatactagtatattaaacCTGATAAAGACCGTCCAAGGGTCAACATAATAAATGTGGGTTAAGATCAacagagttatctctctttgtacATAAACGTTCTTGAAAGACCACGCATATCATACAagctgattttgaatttaaaaaattatattacaacGGAGAtctgattttatataaaatttctgaACTCTTTGGAAATCACCTCGTGTAGTCAGTTAACAAAATAACACATTCCTAGATCCAAGCTGACAGCTTTGTTCACCTTATGTGAACGACTGCTGTCAAAACCACAGCTAACGGCATGATTTCCCGGCAGTCACTCGGAAGTGGATCTGACCACTAACCCCACCTGCCGGTCTGGGAGGGTGGAATGGCACTACACGTACCCCTACCTGTCGGTGACGTTTGGCGGGGGTGGTCTCCCTTACACGGCTTGTATCAGACCCACCTACGTCGATGACGGGTACCAGTTCTACCAGGTCAAGGACGGACAGGAGACCCCCATACACGGACCCAATCAGGGTATGTCTCAACAGTGCACCATATAAATACAAattcgaagggggggggggtcaatgtATGATATATGGTTTCGTATAACAATGTTGAAATTATCAGAACTAATACCTTTATGGAATATAAATATGAAAGTACCCCCTATTTAATACCAAATGGGTCATATTGAGTTTTTCTACCGAATCATAACCTTGACCTTGGGTACTGTGGTTTCAataatattcaagggcatcaatttttgtggataaagtgaaaatcacagtttcaaggatacgtaaattcgtggccaatgaccctatcaatacaatatgttaataaaaattgcacttcaatgaatatttaatttcgtgAATCAACTAAAtaacaaaatccacgaaaattggttttcaacgaatattgatgaaaccacagtatgttaTATGTCAAGGTAAAATGACCACTTGCATAATGTTTCAGAGCAATGGTGGTGCCAAAAATCGGATCACACCGGAAACCACGTGACTATCAAGGTCAAACCAAAGTCAACATATTACATGGACGTGTTCGATTTCAAAATGCAGTGAGAGGGGCGATAATGTGACAACAACACAACCACACCACAGGGACTTCACAATTATTCGATTCCCATTTCATTTAACCGATTGTTAAAatacagtttaatcaaatttattatgtatatttctgtaatatctttatattgaaataatttgatcAAGTGTGAAACACAGTATGCGacgatttttataataaagttgGAGATGATGATAAAGCGTGTATACTGCGTAAGAGGGCTTGATAAtcatggccatttttaaacTGAATTGATTCAATCCTTTAAAAGAAGACcttcaattcaaaatttaaaaaaaaacccaaagtaaatggattttttttctcagtaaaCTATATTTTATAGCGTAACGACTCATATCTTTAAATTGTAGGAAGATTTGATGGTGAATTTGCGGACTATGTATCCCCCCCTTGGTACATCCTTTTCTCCATTGAAAATCTTTGACCATCCATTACTTATTCAAGTATGCACACATAAAAtgaggggaaaaaaaataagtcgAAAAAGTAAATTTTCCAGATGATTAAAGACGATAATCCCAAAAATACTTGTCCCGTGATATATTGTGATCCAAGTTCCGGAATTAAACAATCCCCCGTGTGTGGATTACAATGCTATTATAATAGCTTCTCGCTGCGTGTTCACAAGGATATTATATTGATACAGTTCTTAATCTGAAACAATAAAAGACTCGGATGGCTTTCGTTGAAGGTAAGCAGTAGGCTTTAGTGTTACTGTGTTTATTTTGAACAAACGtcagtgtatacatgtatgtgattgaAATAGATATATATGCATTCGGACCAAAAAATAGGTTCTTTTAGATATCCCTCTTTGAAGGTATATACGGTcgaaacaaaaaagttttttatatGCAAAAGATTTGATAACAAACATGGCTGTATGTATCACAATTCTACATCGAAatgacatacacatgtattctaACACAAGATTAAgacatattatatttatttcaaaggaATGTGAAGTGAAACGAAAAATTAACCACTACTCACAGGCTTAGTTAACTAATTTATGTCATATAGCGAGCAGTATGAGTGTTTTTGCACTAATACTCTTCTGAGGCGTTTTAAGGAGAGCAACAATCGTCACCACACTAAAAGAACAGCGTTGCAATCCGCACcatttatgaataatttataaAGCTCTTTCTCAAATTTAAGTTTGGCACAGCATATTGGAATCGCGATCAGCTGTTCTGACTTAGTAGCTAGCTAATGAAAACGCAACTAATTAAATCCAACAGAAAGTAAAATTCCTGAATTAACAATAGTAAAATTGGTCAATTGCCATCGCATACAATTCTGTAGTCTGACTTGGAGACAGATGTCAAAGTTTCATTATTTAGGAGTTCCTTATAGAAAAACTGGGTATGGCAAACACGTACGTTTTATACGCACCAAAAACTCATCGACAGGaaaacccttttttttttgtcaatttgaGCAACAAAACACTTAAACCGCAGGGCATCAGTACTCAAATCTAATACGAAACCTGATTTCTGTCTGATATCACCCTtaagaaaacattttcaaaatatgaaaattgtacACGATTGCTAGATACATGAATGTAGTAAATCAATCAGTAATGTTTGTGAAAGTACATCAaattaaaagttctttattAAGATATGCCTTGCTTTATTAAGATCTTATAGTACCATGTTTTGTTTTCCGTGAGAGGAGGATGTCAAGAGCAAGTGTTTCTCAACGCCCAAACTATTTCG
This genomic window from Magallana gigas chromosome 5, xbMagGiga1.1, whole genome shotgun sequence contains:
- the LOC105329531 gene encoding uncharacterized protein isoform X2, whose amino-acid sequence is MAGGCPYLVCLLALVSPDDCFLSGDPCHFDATPVGSAFSGHSEVDLTTNPTCRSGRVEWHYTYPYLSVTFGGGGLPYTACIRPTYVDDGYQFYQVKDGQETPIHGPNQEQWWCQKSDHTGNHVTIKVKPKSTYYMDVFDFKMQ